In one window of Paraflavitalea soli DNA:
- a CDS encoding pyruvate dehydrogenase complex E1 component subunit beta, whose product MDKKRWSEDNPICLSASQPIILRRPMRTYCSREFRLIKQKNRMARLIAFREALREAMSEEMRRDPNVFLMGEEVAEYNGAYKVSQGMLDEFGPKRIIDTPIAELGFTGIAVGAAQNGLRPIVEFMTWNFAVLALDQILNTASKMLAMSGGQISCPIVFRGPNGSAGQLGAQHSTAFESYYANIPGIKVISPSNPYDAKGLMKSAIRDNDPVMFMESEVMYGDKGEVPEGEYLIPIGKADVKRQGRDVTIVSYNKMMKVALGAAAELEKEGISAEVIDLRTIRPLDWHTIVESVKKTNRLVIVEEQWPMCSVSSEIAYRIQKEAFDYLDAPIRRITAADAPLHYAPNLVAAALPDVPRTVKLVKEVMYLQK is encoded by the coding sequence ATGGACAAAAAGCGATGGTCTGAGGACAATCCAATTTGTTTATCTGCCTCTCAACCAATAATTTTGCGTCGCCCGATGAGGACTTATTGCAGTCGGGAGTTTAGATTAATTAAACAAAAAAACCGGATGGCAAGATTAATAGCATTTCGTGAAGCGCTGCGCGAAGCGATGAGCGAAGAAATGAGAAGAGATCCTAATGTATTCCTGATGGGTGAAGAAGTAGCAGAATACAATGGCGCCTATAAGGTTAGCCAGGGTATGCTGGACGAATTTGGCCCGAAAAGGATAATTGATACCCCGATCGCTGAATTGGGTTTTACCGGTATCGCGGTAGGAGCTGCTCAGAACGGCTTGCGTCCGATCGTGGAGTTCATGACCTGGAACTTTGCTGTACTGGCCTTGGATCAAATTTTAAATACAGCTTCTAAGATGCTGGCAATGAGCGGTGGACAAATCAGTTGTCCCATCGTTTTTCGTGGTCCCAACGGCTCTGCCGGTCAATTGGGCGCCCAGCACTCCACCGCCTTTGAGAGCTATTATGCCAACATTCCCGGTATCAAAGTAATATCTCCTTCCAATCCTTACGATGCCAAAGGTTTAATGAAATCCGCCATTCGCGACAATGACCCGGTGATGTTCATGGAAAGTGAGGTGATGTACGGCGACAAGGGTGAAGTACCTGAAGGCGAATACCTGATCCCCATTGGTAAGGCCGATGTGAAAAGGCAAGGCCGCGATGTGACCATCGTTTCTTATAATAAAATGATGAAAGTAGCCCTGGGTGCTGCTGCCGAACTGGAAAAAGAAGGTATCAGCGCTGAGGTGATCGACCTGCGCACCATCCGCCCGCTCGACTGGCATACCATCGTGGAAAGCGTTAAGAAGACCAACCGCCTGGTGATTGTGGAAGAGCAGTGGCCTATGTGTTCAGTGTCTTCTGAGATTGCTTACCGCATTCAGAAGGAAGCATTTGATTACCTCGATGCACCGATCCGCCGTATCACGGCTGCCGATGCACCGCTGCACTATGCCCCCAACCTGGTAGCTGCTGCCTTACCTGATGTACCCCGCACGGTGAAACTGGTGAAGGAAGTAATGTACCTGCAGAAGTAA
- a CDS encoding sensor histidine kinase, with the protein MNRRWKYLIPPLYGLLIYATIRLINDTLADDRFWERPLLLNTIEIGFTILMGYLIFYAMQWVFRHFDPFLAKGATTSTIRKELLWVFIVTEVGVNLVMTPMVALTDDGLSWGDFAIINVIPLLYNLIYYAVVRSNKLLKAYIDNKIQLEKITNDHLQTELKFLKAQYHPHFLFNALNTVYFQMDEDVQAAKRSIEKFSGLLRYQLYDQQQTVPLSQEIQYLTNFIELQQVRTSEKLQLKVNFDPALNGQQVYPLLLLPMVENAFKYAGGRYHIDIVARLDGNNLVFTVTNSIPLNMPVKVDSGIGLENLKRRLELLYSGKSSLQTAKQADEFWAELQIKLD; encoded by the coding sequence ATGAACAGGCGCTGGAAATATCTTATTCCTCCTTTATATGGCTTGCTGATCTATGCGACCATCCGGCTCATCAATGATACCCTGGCAGATGACCGATTCTGGGAACGGCCACTACTACTGAATACCATTGAAATTGGCTTTACGATCCTAATGGGGTATCTCATATTCTATGCCATGCAATGGGTGTTCCGTCATTTCGATCCTTTCCTGGCGAAAGGCGCCACCACCAGTACCATACGGAAGGAATTGTTGTGGGTATTCATAGTAACAGAAGTGGGCGTCAACCTGGTCATGACACCCATGGTGGCTTTAACGGATGATGGGCTATCCTGGGGCGACTTTGCCATCATCAATGTTATCCCTCTCCTATATAACCTGATCTACTACGCGGTCGTACGCAGCAATAAACTGCTCAAAGCCTATATTGATAATAAGATACAGCTGGAAAAGATCACCAACGACCATTTGCAAACCGAATTGAAATTCCTGAAAGCACAATACCATCCCCATTTCCTGTTCAATGCCCTCAACACAGTATATTTCCAGATGGATGAAGATGTACAGGCAGCCAAGCGGAGCATTGAGAAGTTTTCGGGGCTGCTGCGCTACCAGCTGTATGACCAGCAGCAAACCGTACCGCTTAGCCAGGAAATACAATACCTCACCAATTTTATTGAGCTGCAGCAGGTGCGTACTTCTGAAAAACTACAGTTGAAGGTTAATTTTGACCCCGCACTCAATGGTCAGCAGGTGTATCCCCTGCTGTTATTGCCCATGGTGGAAAATGCCTTTAAATATGCAGGAGGACGCTACCACATCGATATTGTGGCCAGGCTGGATGGCAACAACCTGGTATTTACCGTCACCAATTCTATCCCGCTCAATATGCCCGTAAAAGTTGACAGCGGTATCGGGCTGGAGAACCTTAAAAGGAGACTGGAATTATTGTATTCCGGCAAAAGCAGTTTACAAACAGCCAAACAGGCCGATGAGTTTTGGGCCGAATTACAAATAAAACTGGATTAA
- a CDS encoding LytR/AlgR family response regulator transcription factor — protein sequence MARKITCIITDDEPMARKGLQGYVEKIDFLQLVGQCEDALQLNTLLKQQPVDLLFLDIEMPYITGIDFLQQTPQPPKVIFTTAYEQYAIRGYELDVLDYLLKPVSFDRFLKAANKAFDYFQPSPAAEQAHVFIKTDTRLEKIRFADILFAEAMENYVAIYTADKKFITHSTLKGLQESLPGSMFIQPHKSYLVNMQAIGAVEGNILHVGRYQVPISKYQKEEVMERIGYRK from the coding sequence ATGGCACGCAAAATAACCTGTATCATAACAGACGATGAACCGATGGCCCGGAAGGGACTTCAAGGCTATGTAGAAAAGATCGATTTCCTGCAGCTGGTAGGCCAATGCGAGGATGCCTTGCAGCTGAACACCCTCCTGAAACAACAACCCGTAGACCTGCTATTCCTCGATATTGAGATGCCTTATATTACAGGCATTGATTTTCTGCAACAAACGCCCCAGCCCCCCAAAGTGATCTTTACCACGGCTTATGAGCAATATGCCATTCGCGGATACGAGTTGGATGTGTTGGACTACCTCCTGAAGCCTGTTTCCTTCGACCGTTTCCTCAAAGCAGCCAACAAGGCCTTTGACTATTTCCAGCCCTCCCCCGCTGCCGAACAGGCGCATGTATTCATTAAAACCGATACCCGGCTGGAAAAGATCAGGTTTGCCGATATCCTGTTTGCCGAAGCCATGGAGAACTATGTAGCGATTTATACAGCCGATAAAAAATTCATCACCCATTCCACGCTGAAAGGCTTGCAGGAAAGCCTGCCCGGCAGTATGTTTATCCAGCCGCACAAGTCATACCTGGTCAATATGCAGGCCATTGGTGCAGTAGAAGGCAATATCCTGCATGTGGGCAGGTACCAGGTGCCGATCTCCAAATACCAGAAAGAAGAGGTAATGGAACGAATTGGATACAGGAAGTGA
- a CDS encoding sensor histidine kinase encodes MKNRVRLHSIFWLAYLVHELALEYAWFNSYFPNVTVGERLWLAFRTVLWLLPGKVLFTYFLLWAVGRAVNRNRIIPWLIPASILAIVLSVALYRLILYYYLVPIVLHNPWSEGALWNPRRILGHFVDIGFVAACAVAMKFLRMNWLSRMREKKLLQEKLEAELKFLRTQTNPHFLFNTLNNIYALARKKSDNTADVVMKLSKLLRFMLYESRKERIPVSAEIRMIEDYLELEKIRYNERLTIQFEKDIDDSTQQIAPLLLLPFIENAFKHGASETRFDSFIHIGVGLKEGHLKFCIENSKEENGITTVTDNIGLSNVKRQLELMYQEHTLQVDNQKDRFTVHLTINLNNDATLSLPYY; translated from the coding sequence GTGAAGAACAGAGTAAGGTTACATAGTATTTTCTGGCTGGCTTACCTGGTGCATGAACTTGCCCTGGAATATGCCTGGTTCAATTCCTATTTTCCAAATGTAACTGTGGGAGAACGGTTATGGTTGGCTTTCCGCACCGTGTTGTGGCTGTTACCGGGAAAGGTGTTGTTTACTTATTTCCTGTTGTGGGCCGTTGGCCGGGCGGTCAACCGCAACCGGATCATACCATGGCTCATACCGGCCTCCATCCTGGCAATCGTATTATCGGTAGCTTTATACCGCCTCATATTATATTACTACCTGGTGCCCATCGTGCTTCACAATCCCTGGAGTGAAGGAGCGCTATGGAACCCGCGAAGGATACTCGGCCATTTTGTGGACATTGGTTTTGTAGCTGCCTGTGCGGTAGCCATGAAATTTCTCCGCATGAACTGGCTTAGCCGGATGCGGGAAAAGAAATTACTACAGGAAAAACTGGAAGCAGAGTTGAAGTTCCTGCGTACGCAAACCAATCCCCACTTCCTGTTCAATACGTTGAATAATATCTATGCGCTGGCCCGTAAAAAATCAGATAATACGGCCGATGTGGTGATGAAACTATCCAAGTTGCTGCGCTTTATGCTGTACGAATCACGCAAGGAACGTATTCCTGTGAGTGCCGAGATACGGATGATCGAAGATTACCTGGAACTGGAGAAAATACGGTACAACGAACGGCTCACCATTCAATTTGAAAAGGATATTGATGATTCGACACAGCAAATAGCCCCCTTATTGTTATTGCCATTCATTGAAAACGCCTTCAAACATGGGGCCAGCGAAACCAGGTTCGACTCATTTATCCATATTGGTGTTGGGCTGAAAGAAGGGCACTTAAAATTTTGTATTGAAAATTCAAAAGAAGAAAACGGCATAACAACGGTCACCGACAATATTGGTCTTAGCAATGTGAAACGCCAACTGGAACTGATGTACCAGGAACACACTTTGCAGGTTGATAACCAGAAAGACCGTTTTACTGTTCACCTTACTATTAATCTTAACAACGATGCAACGCTATCATTGCCTTATTATTGA
- a CDS encoding LytR/AlgR family response regulator transcription factor: MQRYHCLIIEDEPLAAEVLQDYIRQVPFLELKGVASDAIFAMELMQQQKIDLIFLDIHLPKLKGFDFIRTLKQPPHIIITSAYHEYALQGYEYNVVDYLLKPIEFSRFLMAVNKLKQSPVPAVSITSLMPGPERAYLFFNVSKKKVKVYLDEILYIESLKEYIRIYTKTKNILTKFQLGQIEELLAKNNFLRIHRSFIVAKDKIEAFTATDVEISGKLIPIGRSYKELVQSILEKSAG; encoded by the coding sequence ATGCAACGCTATCATTGCCTTATTATTGAAGATGAGCCCCTGGCGGCTGAAGTACTGCAGGATTATATACGGCAGGTACCTTTCCTCGAACTGAAAGGCGTGGCCAGCGATGCCATCTTTGCGATGGAATTAATGCAGCAACAAAAGATAGACCTGATCTTCCTGGACATTCACCTGCCCAAACTGAAGGGGTTTGATTTCATCCGCACGTTGAAACAGCCCCCTCACATTATCATCACCTCTGCCTACCATGAATATGCCTTGCAAGGGTATGAATACAATGTAGTGGATTACCTGCTGAAGCCGATTGAGTTTAGCCGCTTCCTGATGGCCGTTAACAAACTGAAACAGTCGCCCGTACCGGCTGTTAGCATTACCTCGCTGATGCCTGGACCAGAAAGAGCTTACCTGTTCTTTAATGTGAGCAAAAAGAAGGTGAAAGTGTACCTGGATGAAATATTATACATAGAAAGCCTGAAAGAGTACATCCGCATCTATACGAAAACTAAGAATATACTCACCAAGTTCCAGTTGGGACAGATTGAAGAGCTGCTGGCCAAAAACAATTTCCTGCGGATACACCGATCTTTCATTGTAGCAAAAGACAAGATCGAAGCATTTACGGCTACAGACGTAGAGATATCGGGAAAGCTGATCCCTATTGGCAGGAGCTACAAAGAACTGGTACAATCCATCCTGGAAAAGAGTGCGGGTTAG
- a CDS encoding single-stranded DNA-binding protein: MYALRNKVQLIGYVGIEPEVRLTEKRKKWVRFSLATHETYRNAQGEKVTETQWHHLVAWGKVAEIVEKYLLKGKEVAVEGKLVNRSYTDKDGIKRYTTEILVSEVLLLGAKKEHSVAAA; the protein is encoded by the coding sequence ATGTACGCATTAAGAAACAAAGTTCAACTGATCGGCTATGTAGGTATTGAACCAGAAGTAAGACTTACTGAGAAAAGAAAGAAATGGGTACGGTTCTCACTGGCTACCCATGAGACTTACAGGAATGCGCAGGGTGAGAAAGTTACAGAAACACAATGGCACCACCTGGTAGCCTGGGGCAAGGTGGCTGAAATAGTCGAAAAATACCTGCTCAAAGGAAAAGAAGTGGCAGTAGAAGGCAAGCTGGTGAACCGCAGTTATACGGATAAGGATGGTATTAAACGGTATACTACGGAGATACTGGTAAGTGAGGTATTATTACTGGGCGCTAAAAAAGAGCATAGTGTGGCAGCGGCCTAG
- a CDS encoding GNAT family N-acetyltransferase: protein MSTITIRRATAEDAGMIADLSRQTFYDSFAADNTPEDMEKFMNEEFTREKLMAEVTAPDSIFLLAVAEEVVVGYARLREAPNPPGLGDKPAIEIARIYAVSNTIGKGVGSALMQECLSIAQDKKKALIWLGVWEHNQRAISFYTKWGFRKFSDHIFVVGNDPQTDWLMQKEL from the coding sequence ATGAGTACGATCACCATACGAAGAGCCACTGCCGAAGATGCAGGAATGATTGCTGACCTGAGCCGGCAAACTTTTTACGACTCCTTTGCTGCCGACAATACCCCGGAGGATATGGAGAAATTCATGAATGAAGAATTTACCCGGGAAAAGCTAATGGCAGAAGTTACCGCGCCTGACAGTATCTTTTTACTGGCCGTTGCCGAAGAGGTGGTAGTGGGCTATGCCCGTTTACGGGAAGCGCCAAACCCTCCCGGACTGGGTGATAAACCTGCTATCGAGATTGCCAGGATATATGCCGTATCCAATACTATCGGGAAAGGTGTGGGCAGTGCGTTGATGCAGGAATGCCTTTCCATAGCACAGGATAAAAAGAAAGCGTTGATCTGGCTGGGCGTATGGGAGCATAACCAGCGGGCCATTTCCTTCTATACCAAATGGGGATTCCGGAAGTTCAGCGACCATATATTTGTGGTAGGCAATGATCCGCAGACCGATTGGCTGATGCAAAAAGAATTATAA
- a CDS encoding thiolase family protein, translating into MNKREVYIISAVRTPLGSFGGSLKNFSATQLGAIAIKAAVERAGIKPEQVQDVLMGCVLQANLGQAPARQAAKLAGLPNEVNCTTVNKVCASGMKAIAQAAQSIALGDADIVVAGGMESMSNVPFYVDQMRWGNKYGNAGLIDGLAKDGLTDVYDGKAMGNAAELCARECGISREEQDAFAIESYKRSQAAWAAGKFNDEVVPVSIPQRKGEPILFAKDEEPYNVKFDKIPELKSAFQKDGSVTAANASTMNDGAAALVLMSKEKAEELGLKPLAKIVSYADAEQAPEWFTTTPAIALPKAVAKAGLSLDQIGYFELNEAFAVVGIENTRRMKLDPAKVNVHGGAVSIGHPLGASGARIIVTLIHVLKQNKAQYGAAGICNGGGGASAMVISL; encoded by the coding sequence ATGAACAAACGCGAAGTATATATTATCTCGGCTGTACGTACCCCATTAGGCAGTTTTGGAGGAAGTCTTAAAAACTTCAGTGCCACTCAATTAGGCGCAATTGCCATTAAGGCGGCGGTAGAAAGAGCAGGTATTAAACCGGAGCAGGTACAGGATGTGTTGATGGGCTGTGTGCTGCAGGCCAACCTGGGCCAGGCGCCTGCCCGCCAGGCAGCCAAATTGGCCGGTCTGCCCAACGAAGTCAATTGTACTACTGTGAATAAGGTTTGCGCCAGCGGCATGAAAGCTATTGCGCAGGCCGCGCAAAGCATAGCCCTGGGTGATGCAGATATCGTGGTGGCCGGCGGCATGGAAAGTATGAGTAATGTGCCTTTTTATGTAGATCAGATGCGCTGGGGTAATAAATATGGCAATGCAGGATTGATCGATGGTCTGGCCAAAGACGGATTGACAGACGTATATGATGGCAAGGCCATGGGTAATGCCGCTGAACTCTGCGCCAGAGAATGTGGCATTAGCCGTGAAGAACAGGATGCATTTGCCATTGAAAGTTATAAGCGTAGCCAGGCTGCCTGGGCTGCCGGCAAATTCAATGATGAGGTGGTGCCGGTGTCCATTCCCCAACGTAAGGGCGAGCCTATCTTGTTTGCCAAAGATGAAGAGCCTTACAATGTTAAGTTTGATAAGATACCCGAACTGAAATCTGCTTTCCAGAAAGATGGCAGCGTTACAGCTGCCAATGCTTCCACCATGAACGATGGTGCAGCGGCGTTGGTATTAATGAGCAAAGAGAAAGCCGAAGAACTGGGATTAAAACCATTGGCTAAAATAGTTTCTTATGCCGATGCTGAACAAGCACCCGAATGGTTTACTACTACGCCTGCTATAGCCTTACCCAAGGCGGTAGCCAAAGCGGGCCTAAGCCTGGACCAGATAGGCTATTTTGAGCTTAATGAAGCCTTTGCAGTAGTGGGCATTGAAAATACACGCCGCATGAAGCTCGATCCTGCCAAAGTAAATGTACATGGAGGGGCTGTGAGTATTGGTCATCCCCTGGGTGCCAGCGGCGCCCGTATCATTGTGACCCTCATTCATGTGCTCAAGCAAAACAAGGCCCAATACGGAGCTGCAGGTATCTGTAATGGAGGCGGAGGGGCCAGCGCGATGGTGATCAGTTTATGA
- a CDS encoding GNAT family N-acetyltransferase: protein MQPAVDLNDIHIRTTLQPGDIGYITYLHGWLYSREYQYGVAFESYVAAGLVEFYQQYDAARDRVWVCEHQQKIVGFLLLMHRGEAAQLRYFILHPDYRGIGLGKKLLELYMDFLRQAGYRASFLWTTSELPTAVALYKRHGFMLVEERPAVAPFGKNVTEQRYELRTN from the coding sequence ATGCAGCCTGCAGTCGATCTTAATGATATCCATATACGCACCACTTTACAGCCAGGAGATATTGGTTATATAACTTACCTGCATGGCTGGTTATACAGCCGGGAATACCAGTATGGTGTTGCCTTTGAATCCTATGTAGCAGCAGGCCTCGTTGAATTTTATCAGCAATACGATGCCGCCAGGGACCGTGTATGGGTTTGTGAGCACCAGCAAAAGATCGTAGGCTTTTTGTTGCTGATGCACCGCGGGGAAGCGGCCCAGTTGCGTTACTTCATTCTTCATCCTGATTACCGGGGTATTGGCCTGGGAAAAAAGCTCCTGGAATTATACATGGACTTTCTGCGCCAGGCTGGTTATAGGGCTTCCTTCCTGTGGACCACCAGTGAATTACCCACTGCAGTTGCTTTGTACAAAAGACATGGATTTATGCTGGTGGAAGAACGGCCCGCTGTAGCTCCCTTCGGAAAAAATGTGACAGAGCAGCGGTATGAGTTGCGGACAAACTAA
- a CDS encoding SRPBCC family protein, whose protein sequence is MKTYDAMKTWMDDPVLPNIKTNNVINVSWPERLLSATTGVALIGHGVRHFTKHPVKSFLQGMIGGFLLYRGASGSCPAYAAMGKTRDVRRTAAINVRTTLVVNKPRHEVYRFWRKLENLPSFMHHLAKVREVDQVHSRWEAIVPANLGRIRWNAEIVKDEYGVLIGWHSIAGSAIENAGKVEFRDVEEGTELRVTITYRPPAGDIGVAIARILNPAFERIVEHDIQKFKDYIEGTTPAEFEGIQR, encoded by the coding sequence ATGAAAACATATGATGCGATGAAAACCTGGATGGATGATCCGGTTTTGCCCAATATAAAAACCAATAATGTGATCAATGTGAGCTGGCCTGAGCGGTTATTGTCAGCTACCACAGGTGTAGCCCTTATTGGCCATGGTGTACGGCATTTTACAAAGCATCCGGTGAAGAGTTTCCTGCAAGGTATGATAGGTGGCTTTTTGTTGTACCGGGGTGCTTCGGGTAGTTGTCCTGCCTATGCTGCGATGGGTAAAACGAGGGATGTAAGGCGAACAGCGGCCATCAATGTACGTACCACCCTGGTAGTGAATAAGCCAAGGCATGAGGTGTACCGTTTTTGGCGCAAACTGGAAAACCTGCCTTCCTTTATGCATCACCTGGCAAAAGTGCGGGAAGTAGACCAGGTTCATTCCCGTTGGGAAGCTATTGTACCTGCCAACCTTGGCCGGATACGCTGGAATGCAGAGATCGTGAAAGACGAATATGGGGTACTGATAGGATGGCATTCCATTGCAGGATCAGCTATTGAGAATGCGGGTAAGGTAGAGTTCAGGGATGTGGAGGAAGGCACTGAGTTGCGGGTAACCATCACTTACCGGCCACCGGCAGGAGATATTGGGGTAGCTATTGCCAGGATATTAAACCCGGCTTTTGAAAGGATCGTAGAGCACGATATACAAAAGTTCAAAGATTATATTGAAGGTACCACGCCTGCCGAGTTTGAGGGAATTCAACGTTAG
- a CDS encoding S41 family peptidase, producing the protein MQRILLLLLLTTSVSYGQSGRSQASAMATTLLSGQDSALHLFEQALEYIQRNPFKKDISWDSLIATSREQLSAATSVRDAHTVINQCLQQVQGAHSFVMPARHAALYHNDTAQLKRIPALKELVGAMSAEMIDQGIGYISVPWISSSDPAVCALIADSLQSLIGHLAKQGATRWIIDLRKNIGGNCWPMLAGIGPLLGNGVCGYFVRKARVTDIRYREGAALHNNTTMCKVSNPVTLTDQQRQQIVVLTGPKTSSSGEILALAFKGMPQVRLMGEPTAGLTTANTTYDLFDGSTLVVTICQEADRTGRICEGKIVPDDIIKSDPLKEEDVVKANALMWLQSN; encoded by the coding sequence ATGCAGCGAATACTTCTCCTGTTACTACTTACTACATCGGTCAGTTACGGACAATCAGGCAGGAGCCAGGCATCGGCCATGGCCACAACCCTCTTGTCGGGACAAGATAGTGCCTTGCATTTATTTGAACAGGCACTGGAGTATATCCAGCGAAACCCTTTCAAAAAGGACATATCCTGGGACTCGTTGATTGCCACCTCCCGCGAACAATTGTCTGCAGCAACCTCCGTGCGCGATGCCCATACCGTGATCAACCAATGCCTGCAGCAGGTACAGGGTGCTCATAGTTTTGTAATGCCTGCCCGCCATGCGGCCCTGTACCATAATGATACAGCCCAGCTTAAACGTATACCGGCGTTAAAAGAACTGGTAGGCGCCATGAGCGCTGAAATGATCGATCAGGGTATTGGATACATATCCGTGCCCTGGATCAGTAGTTCCGACCCGGCGGTATGTGCCCTGATAGCCGACAGCCTGCAATCGCTGATCGGACACCTGGCAAAGCAAGGGGCTACCCGCTGGATCATCGACCTGCGTAAGAATATTGGCGGCAATTGCTGGCCTATGCTGGCAGGCATCGGTCCCCTGCTTGGCAATGGCGTATGTGGTTATTTTGTGCGCAAAGCAAGGGTAACCGACATCCGTTACCGGGAAGGTGCAGCCCTGCATAACAATACCACCATGTGCAAAGTCAGCAACCCGGTAACCCTTACCGATCAGCAACGACAGCAGATAGTGGTCCTTACCGGGCCCAAAACTTCCAGTTCGGGCGAAATACTGGCCCTGGCCTTTAAAGGAATGCCGCAGGTACGCCTGATGGGAGAACCCACAGCAGGCTTAACAACTGCCAACACCACCTATGACCTGTTTGATGGCTCCACTCTTGTAGTGACCATTTGCCAGGAAGCCGACAGGACCGGCAGGATCTGTGAAGGAAAGATCGTTCCTGACGATATTATTAAGTCCGATCCCCTTAAAGAGGAAGATGTGGTGAAAGCCAATGCCCTCATGTGGCTGCAAAGTAATTGA